Within the Emticicia oligotrophica DSM 17448 genome, the region AAAAATGGTTGAGAATTGGATGAAATGTTAGGCAAATTTTGAAATCTGTTGTCGGTTTTAATTCCAAGCAATATTTAAAGTAGATGAAAAAATATTTAAACTTACTGGTAGAAAAACAATCACTTACCAAAGAACAGGCTCAAGAAGCCCTTTTACAAATCGGACAAGGTGAAGCTAATCATTCTCAAATAGCGGCATTTTTGATGGGAATTCAACAAAAAGGCATTACTGTTGATGAACTTGAAGGTTTCCGAGAAGCCATGCTCTCTTTAGCTGTGCCGTTGAATTTAATAGAGTTTGATGCCATGGACATTGTCGGAACGGGTGGCGATGGTAAGGATACCTTCAATATTTCTACTACTTCGGCTTTTGTTTTGGCAGGAGCTGGCCAAAGAGTTGCTAAGCACGGAAACCATGGGGTTTCATCTTCAGTTGGGTCGAGTACTGTTTTAGAACATTTGGGCGTAAAGTTTACAAATGATGAAAGTTTCTTGAAACAAAAACTTGAAACAGCGGGTATCTGCTATATGCATGCTCCACTTTTTCATCCAGCCATGAAATACGTGGCCCCCATTCGTAAAGAACTGGGCATGAAAACGTTCTTT harbors:
- the trpD gene encoding anthranilate phosphoribosyltransferase, encoding MKKYLNLLVEKQSLTKEQAQEALLQIGQGEANHSQIAAFLMGIQQKGITVDELEGFREAMLSLAVPLNLIEFDAMDIVGTGGDGKDTFNISTTSAFVLAGAGQRVAKHGNHGVSSSVGSSTVLEHLGVKFTNDESFLKQKLETAGICYMHAPLFHPAMKYVAPIRKELGMKTFFNILGPLLNPAKVQKQFSGVYNQPVFELYAELFGRSAAKFAIIYDLAGYDEISLTDNFQISTHTNKIKQVLDPQSFGFGPQKQSDIYGGGTIEESAEILLNVLNNQATAAQTNVVLANAGFALCIAQNISVEEGIARAKESIESGKALNSMKKLIQ